CCCTCACCAATTTtgcattgcttttatttttaatagttctcATCGCAAAATTTGCATAGTATTCATAtatctttactttatttattttagcttccATCCCCACTTATTGAGTGTAAGCCTACTGAAAGTGTAATAGTAGATGATATTAAAGAACAATCTGATGAAGAAATGGTGCGTTGATagcttttataattagtttagatataataaaagataacaagcaagcattttctaaaagaaaacattgtttcTACCTTAACTTAATTTCCCTCACCAATTTtgcattgcttttatttttaatagttctcATCACAAAATTTGCAtagtattcatatatttttactttatttattttagcttccATCCCCACTTATTGAGTGTAAGCCTACTGAAAGTGTAATAGTAGATGATATTAAAGAACAATCTGAAGAAGAAATGGTGCGTTGATagcttttataattagtttagatataataaaagataataagcaagcattttctaaaagaaaacattgtttcTACCTTAACTTAATGTCCCTCACCAATTTtgctttgcttttacttttaatagttttcatcACAAAATTTGCATGGgtgtcatatattttaatttatttattttagctccAATCCCCACAAACTGAGTGTAAGCCTATTGAAAGTGCGATAGTCGATGACATTAAGGAACAATCTGAAGAAGAAATGGTGCGTTGATagcttttataattagtttagatataataaaagataacaagcaagcattttctaaaagaaaacattgtttcTACCTTAACTTAATTTCCCTCACCAATTTtgctttgcttttacttttaatagttttcatcACAAAATTTGCATGGgtgtcatatattttaatttatttattttagctccAATCTCCACAAACTGAGTGTAAGCCTACTGAAAGTGCGATAGTCGATGACATTAAGGAACAATCTGATGAAGAAATGGTGCGTTGAtagctttattaattagtttagatataataaaagataacaggcaagcattttctaaaagaaaacattgtttttaccTTAACTTAATTTCCCTCACCAATTTTGCAttgcttttacttttaatagtttttaacacAAAACTTGGATAGttgtcatatattttatttgcttattttagctcattttagcttattttgcttatttaagcTTACTGAAAGTGAAATAGTGGAAGACATTAAAGAACAATCTGATGAAGAGATGGTGCGGGATTGAtggttttattattaagtttaaacgCAATAAGAGATAACAAGCGAACATTCTCTGAAATAAAAGCATTGCCTTTAtctttaacataattttcatcACAAAATTTGCATAgtcatcatatatttttatttatttatatattttggcaTCATGCCTGCCCATCCATGGAAATTCTATCCAAAAGATGGGGATCATGCCTGTTATTCCTTGGAAATTCAAACCTGAATTTGGGgtagagaataataaaaatagatatgaTCATGTAAGTGTATGgttatgaaaaagttaaatgaataactaactgaaattttctggaaaaagaaattacgtgcttttctgaaatgattttacACTTTGATTTTggattagattttaaaattatattagattcCGTTTAACCTCacctacttaaaatttatttaaggtgGGAATGGTCCTACATTACAAAGATTGTAAGAACTattacgaaaattttatatatttcttgaactaataataaacagttcaaaatttaaacgttaacaattttacattcaaatttataattatttaattatgttgttatttaactatgttaattattaatatgttaatttttaaaattattttgctcttaTACTTAGATTATTAgtacaagttttgaaattatgatttaCATTGTTCCAATTTCATTCATGAAAAATCcaagtttaaatatttgcatttcagTTTTTACCAGAACAGAGACTAAACGGTTATATAAGAATAGGTTTTATATCAAAGGTGTCACTCTTCAGTTCTAGGGACTGAAATCAGTCtcgagtaaaaaaaatcagtggactaaatttcatcaattaatatttttccgtttgttttttaaattaaaatcgccttttttttcctttaaaatttagcaaatatcttctgttaaaaatataatacattttaatgaaagcattgttatttttcataattattgctaaataatcAGGTAATGATGTCACGCCGAAATGAAAAAATGGGAATAATACTACTATTACACAAGTATTCAAAAACATAATAGTTTATTCACAAAATGAGGGTCTATAAACAATGCCTCAGTGCTTGCTTGCTTACACAAAATTTGTACCATTGTTGTGCCTAAATTTGCTTCAGTTTTCATTTGACcccaatgtttttaaatgttgatcaaagttaaaataaagtcattttttgaaaaagtaaatgaatagaGAAAAACCAAATATAACTGTGAAGCAAAAAATGAGTAGAGATATGAATAgcttcatgaaaaaatatagtgGTTTATTATAGTGGTTAGTGGTTACTTTAGTGTGGTTTATTATTCAGTAATTGGTGCAAAAAGATGTATAGGGTTAGCTGTTATTTTTATCTCTgtagctgtaaaaaaattaattaataaaatgagaaaattttttgaaaaattatattttaatacatgtgtCATTATCATAGAAAGGTACATTTTTGCGCCAGTAAGCTATAAATTCGGTAAACAACGTTAAGTCGGgttaatttgtcaaaaaataagtccagtattaaaatttgatgcTATGCTATTACGCATTTTTCGTTATATGcgttaaaaaccttttttttgtgaatagtGGTGAGCTAGatctgaaattgtttaaaaattcagcTTTGATTAAAGAGAAAACTTTGCTTTATAAATGACATATTCAAGGAGAAACTGCATTAGATATACAATTTGAATAATCCAGtaaattcgttaaaaatggGCGAAAttatccaatttaaaatttatgcttcaTATTTTCAAGATCCcttatgaatatttcataagtGTAAATGtctaatgtttattattattattttttgtgtgaatatTTTTACCACatctcagaaaaattaatttcggatgtttttttcctgttttcattctcaaatattttagcTAAGCAAGCTAAGAATAGAGAAgagaaagacattaaaaaaaatttaataatgaaacggTGCGTATTTAGCTTAGGAGTCaatgtattagtttttttctatgGTTTCACATAGCTGCCAAATTCTACTAGAAATACTTTTACTAGTGGTCTCACAATCTCTTCTGATAATATGGCATATCTGCCAAACTAGCTAGCAATACTTATGGAAGCGTATGGGATCTAAACGATTTTCTATGAAGTGAAAATTAGAGAGGACAACTTACATCTGCAACGGATTTCACCGGTTTCTTCTTAGTTTTGAACTTTCCGTCAATAATATATATCTTAGAAAACGCACCGAGAATTTCAAATTGTccctaaaaattgaaattttttttctagtcagGTAATTGTTTGTTTCAGAGATTCAACCGTTATTGCTAAACTTTTAGGAATTCAATTCCAAACTTGAAATTTGcaaaagtgtaaattttttgatcatAGCAGATTTgatcatttaatttgaaaacaaggAGGTCTTTATTTCTCACGTATTGCTCAGACTactctttttctcaaaaatatgcaaatcgCAAACCGCTTTCCCCCTTTAGGTACTTGCATGATATTTAAACGACTCTCcaatttatataaacaattttcgCTGTGTAATTCCTTCTCACAAATATATTCTGGTATTTAGATTTATgagtttaatgtaataatttatagtcAGAGtacttatgtaaataattttttttcccgtaGACTGAACTGAAGGAAGAGTTAGAGTTTCACAAAAAACAGACTATAACCCTTCATCAAAGCTTGGAAAGAGTTACTCAGGAGTTAAAATCACAAAGGGATATATCTGATGAGTTGTCCAGTGCTTTGAAaatggaaagaaagaaaaatatgttagaaGAAGCCCACAGAAAGAATTAcctacaagaaataaataatttcaaggaagttaggaataatattttagagcTTTTGGCCAGGGAAAACGCTAAGAATATTGACTTTCAAACACTCAGATCTTTGAAAGAAATCAAGCCATCACATATTGAGAAGTTGGAACCTATCACTGTAGAGGATCTAAAAGCAACATTACGAgcagaaaatatgcaaaatcgTATTTCTGAGTTATCTGCTCGATTCGAAAGTTTGTCAGAGAGCTGCTTGCAGCGAAATCGAAAACACGCTTCAAGAGATTccgtaaatgaaaaaatttcattattgcaAGCAGAAATTGTCAGCTTAGAGAAGAACCAAGGAACTAACGAGCAGACATTGAACGAACGTATTGCAGAAAAAATACAGAAAGTTAACGTGGAGGGTTTTAATGAGCTATTGCTTGATGATTCCATTCAAAGCTGTGATTTGAAGTCGAGGGGGCACTATATTCACCTGTCGCAAAAGTATGATCAGCAAAAGCAAAAAACTGCAGAAGTTATTGCAGAAAGAGATGCAGCTAAGGAATCGTTAATTTCGTTAGAAAAGGAAGTACGCAATTTAAGCGAACGACACGATACTGAAAAGCAGGCTTTAAATGCAGAGATTGACAAAATGTCTCGTGATATAGAGCGATTGAATCTCGAACTAAGAAAAGAACTTTACATTAAATGTGAGCATAATTCCAATCTTGATGGACTTAAGAAAGAGGTTAAAGATGCATCCAAAACAGTGAGAATATTGAGCGATAAAATCTGCGTGTTGGAAAATGATTTGGACATGGAAAGAAATCGTAGTAAAGAAGACACTGCTCGAATGGAAATAATTCTTCTGGAAAAGGCGAATACTATAAACGTATTGGTGACGAGATTATGCTGTTTGGAGCAGGAAAATCGAACTCTAATCGAAGAGTTACAAAAAACGCATTATTGTAAGCAAATGCTGCAAGAAGAATCTGATAATGTTCTAACGATTCTAAAGAATTTCTCTAACAGGTCTCATTATGAAGGTGAAAGTCTTTGTGGTAACGAAATGGTTAACTCAGAGCCAATGCTCCTTAATGAAGATCATTGCGACCTTGTGAAcgcaaatttcaatgaaatatctTCATTTGAATTGTCACTGCGTATAAAGTTGGTTACTGAGCTTAAGCGTTTGTTTTATGAGTGTGAAAATATTGCAGCTCTTCAGGGATCCCCTTCTTCGAAAAACCCGGATGATTCTTTCGATGGTAAAGAGTCTCTTAAAGATGCAATAGAATATTTCCAGGACTGTGCAGAAAGCGATAGTGTTTTGCAGAACATTAACATACACGAAATCTCAACTTCTGAATTGTTCTTAATGAGCAATTCTCTTGAGCATGTTGACAGTTTGGAAACTCTTCCCGGTGTTCCGTTGGATTATGCTGAGTCTATGGAAGTTGCAAACATCAGTGAAGGAATTACGGGAAATTATCAAATTGAAGAGAATGTGATCATCACGGAACAGACCGGTGTGGAAGGGCATTCTTAAGGAATTTTATGCCCGGTTGTATAGCATTTAAGCGGACTTTTTACCTTTCGTAGTTTTTCAAAAGTGGaatataaacttgaaattaaatttaatgtgatactcatgtaataaatttctttatatttcgtGTTCAATCTTTTGAATTGTGCCTTTCTTCACATGTTtgtatttttgttgatttttttatagcatttcctttatttgtgatttttatttcaattttcatttcctCACATTTTTGTCCCTTCCTTTAGtcctgttttaatatttttcattctaagagaattttgctttcaaataaatttttttccttaaaaatgcaCGTGACTTTTGCAATTTACCTTGATATCTTTAAATATGCTTCAATAAAAACACTTATGTTAAACAGAGCTTCTTaagattgaaataatttgttttggggcaactgacaattcttctacttcaagaatattaaaaaaatattgaataatcaGGACTCAAAGTTGTCCATAAATgtctttaattaaacatttcgattactgttctgaaattttatgtgattttccaaatttttgttgaagttaacaggaagaataaatattatttatctaaaaaagaatcaaagattATATTATATGCCATGAAACAaagtaagtaataaaatgaCAGCTTCACAGCTCGTCAAGTACGATATTAATCTACTTCCAGTGTTAGAGACACTTGATTTGGTGGCATATATACTATAAAGGCGTTCGATGCGGGAGCTCTTATCTCTCATACTTACAGATACCATACTGTTTTTAACTAGAGAATCATTGTATTTTGCTTCTATAATTGCTCACATTAGAAAATCAGCATCCTTAAATTGTTCTTAAGTTTGAtggcagtttttattttttgggctACCAGTTCAGATAATGAATGCAACGCAATTCTGATGttcttgaatatattttgatcaggtattatttctaaattacatatttattttaattagtaacttattttttttactaaatttatatatacgtataacggtttataatattcttcataacgaaagctaaaattaaatatgtttttaaggaagttatttttccttttaaggtCAATTTTGATGGGCttgttttaaaccttttttctcattttagggcattttatgaacatttttagaatatcCTAGCCCTGGCTGTtatcattacttttatttagtttttaacaaattgttgCAATTGTAACTAATGCGCTAATGATCACCTACAATTGTATCAAAGACACTAATGGTCATCTATTGCCAACAAAAGGATTCAGTtcgatttttattctttctggATTAACGGTCGTTAAGGTATTAAGATTTTTCTGATTGAGTTTGGTCCAtcctatattaaatataaaagtcatCTCAATGCATTAATTTGTACAATCCTGaagagttattaaatttttttagaaaagttaatgtaaactaaccagtgaaggaacgcttaagcttcgcttgccttttaaaaagtcatattaatttcaaaattcgctattttagttaaatgacagtgtcaacatatttgttactaattgcaaatcatgtaaaaaaaaattgtagagagcttacataatattgttttaaagttttggaggctCAAATAACAAGTAGNTTAGATGTTTCTTTATTTCGCGTCATCACTAATCTCACTCTACTCACTTTTGATTTCCACTTATTTAGACATTCCACTTATTTtgattcgattaaaaaaaaacttttgaatcaatCATATTAttgtctattttaaataattttaaaatttttaattttgcttcatttttataaaaataatataaatcagccatatttcctataaaaatggttttaacaaaaatgatttgttaaaaatggttttatctaattcatatgaaatttttctcattaaaagttGGAAATTTCCTATGAATGTAAATTACAAAAAGCAATCAatgagcaaaaaagaaaaaaaaataagaaaggagcacttgttccttcactggtttttcatcgtttggtgatccagtgaataagcACCCTCTTATCTCAGTACTTAATTAtactatgatgcttaaaaaaaataaagcgtaacttcaataactatatttagaattctctttttcacagtgagaaaaataaaactattgcatgcaattaattccacttcacaCATATAAAAACAAGCACTCACCTTAtcgtttttttcaaagaagtacgatgttgcagagataatagcaaattcaaaaaattttgcagagAAGTCTATTAAACcgggtaatccaaaacattgctagtagacttcctattgtttggcagtaagctattgttaccaatcaatctaaagaaaaactttcaaattcttatttttaagcaatatatatgaaatgttccttttctgggtagtgttccttcgttctttctttttctaatcATTGTAAGTCATGATAGCTCAATCAATGAATAAGTCATTGAACTGTCATAGTGTGAAACTAGATTTTGATCCCTAGTTTCGGGCTGCTTCAGATGGATGGACATACTGGAGTATGGAATATTCCATATGGAATATATAGAATTTATCACGTATCCAACGTAACTGAGTTTTCCAGtaaattactgtattttttttagtttctcctggtctactggtttaataaaaattctcctggtttttgtatatttttgaaaattccctACAAATAAgcaagtttcctaaaaaaaatccctattggaAGGGAATTTTTGTACATATGATTGCTTGCTTGTATATCTGAGTATTACTAATATATAATGAAGCGAGTCTCATTTATGGAAAtgagtttgaaattttctttgttctaaaatgttcagtttatttttattcagaactccctttctgaattaaataaataatcttaattgtttcttacgaattaaatgtctattattattcgaaattatgagtaaacgTAATTTATAGCTTTTCAAGCATATTTAATGCCaataatgatcaaaaaatattgcagtttttctattttggatgtctataaaaatccctaaaattccctatgcgtaatatatttagtacattatgcaacaattttcatgaaatttatattatttcataaaatttactgaatttgTTCCTACctatgttggcagctatggatGGGTGTCAACTTGTCTGGGAAGTGAAAGTAGTCTGTGTAAAATGCTGACCACAGTCGCAATCACGACGTTGGTCATTAAGTTCTCAAACTTTAGTTTCCAAGTTCCTCTTGGCGAAACTTAGGATGTTGTGGGAATGTCTCACTTTCTTAAACACATTTGACGAATTAGTATCGTTTTATTGTAATACTATATCTAGCCATGCCTCGACAACAGTGTcactgtaatttattttccgTGAAATTAAGACCATGGATTAGAATCCTTCTTGCTGTTGGACTAACAGCAAGAGGTTTAAGTGGTTTTATTCTACATGTAACTTAAAGGCAGTTTAGtttcttgaaaaagttttccACGAAAGCTAGTTTCTCGCGAAAGATCCCTTGTCTCCTAGGTTGAGTTCAGAATTACAAGCCAGTCTAGTTAAATGATAGCCGTGTACCAAAATGTGTGTTAGCTGTTCATCACTGGTTATAAAACGGGTAAACCTcatatatactaattaattcatGTTATGCAGGCTATATGAACAaggaataaaaactatatactCAAACAAGTGTAcagtgtgataaaaaaaaacgtttcaccctgaataacttttaatctaattatcggatcttcatgttctaagactcaatctaaatggttcaagggagtgacctcaaatatgcgaaataatttgtgcagacgatattttaagttactaaatcggacacaaaaatgttctttctctcaatataaacatgccttttttttctcagcgtaTTCGTATTTCTAACCCTTAGAATATAGGAGGTAACCgtattcagaaaaatatggtccccacAGTTTATTCAGGAGAGTTCCAAAGTTGTCCttaatttccttattaaaataagaaagtataCTTAACTGTTGCTAGTGTGccaaatgtttaataattaaattgaacgtttcaataaatattctaaaatttttatgattttccaactttttttttcttttttgaagttaacaggaagaaaaagtattattcatctaaaaaaaaattgaagaaagttttaaattcaaaaattatgcttGTTATATGTCATGAAAAGGTAAATATCAAAATCTTCATAGCGCATCAAGTACGACATTGATCTTACTTCCATTATTAGAGACGATAACCCTTGCATTGGGGGCATGAAAGCATTCAACGATGGAGAAATATATAACCCTCTACATCCTCGTCATCACTTTATTATACTCTAATATTTTCAACAAGATAATCCTTGTAGTTTGCTACGACTTAAAGATTTTCCATATTTAGACTATTTTCTCtcccttttttatataaaaaaattgcgtaactcctaaaaaaaactgagatttttaaaaaaaatttttttcctcgctTGAATCTGGAGAATTAGCATTCCTAAATTGTCCTTAATTTTAGAGGTAATTTTGTTAGAGGCTAGAATTAAGAGGCTTCCTGTCctaccttaatgttaattttattttttgcttattttgccatggaaactttttaagctaatttaaaaaaaaaaaaaatttcccatgactataaaattcgtttattcaaggataattccatgcaaaaaataaaagtaaatatttgttattttatttaatgttggcCGTACtaattttgaactgtaaggtGTGAagtttttcacatcattttagaGTACGTAATTTAACGtgggaaaatacaaaattagagtgaaatcggtcaaatagttcctgagaaataaatttgaaagaagtcgtatatgaaagaaatttatttctcagaagctattctaccattttttctcaaattttgtattttgacatgTAATATTACGTACTTTAAAATggtgtagaaaattttaagcctaacaattaaaaaaattttcgactattattaattaaaatagtaaaaaacaat
Above is a window of Parasteatoda tepidariorum isolate YZ-2023 chromosome 5, CAS_Ptep_4.0, whole genome shotgun sequence DNA encoding:
- the LOC107453060 gene encoding kinesin heavy chain isoform X25: MASQQSIKVCCRVHGENEYNKETLEHGYSFLDSKSILHLSSGRIYTFDKIFDSCSSQSQIYNEVAKPIVFNVLSGYNGAILVYGHTSSDKAYTMEGVAFGNEKSGIIPRIAHDIFSHTESLEDSLKWEIKISFYEIYLEKVRDLFDDSEDTLQVYDDRKGSPFIVGGKEILVKNIREVMEFFNEAKLKRHVAYSDTNEMISRSHTIFQIVIKQENLVSHEKMTGKLLLVDLAGSEQVLTSVLTNDSIVNRESRCINMSLSVLSRVILLLTEKRDGIPYRESVLTRLLKESLGGNSQTAIIVCIRPSSEKRIKWSLEFGCRAKIIKNNFYLNVKHDRKKPSRIWEKFQRYISSTNQYISGSIAELQKWRSGKAVPAEEWIPFINCNENSFSDSYLTDTSLMDTSFIDTSDIVHSVHEQSNSQILSDSSFLDTFNLSLNESFTIPDYEDGNSLQSQIEIMKRQQLQSPHIECKPTESAIADDIEEQSNEEMLPFPHIECKPESEIADDIKEQSDEEMLPSPLIECKPTESVIVDDIKEQSDEEMLQSPQTECKPIESAIVDDIKEQSEEEMLQSPQTECKPTESAIVDDIKEQSDEEMTELKEELEFHKKQTITLHQSLERVTQELKSQRDISDELSSALKMERKKNMLEEAHRKNYLQEINNFKEVRNNILELLARENAKNIDFQTLRSLKEIKPSHIEKLEPITVEDLKATLRAENMQNRISELSARFESLSESCLQRNRKHASRDSVNEKISLLQAEIVSLEKNQGTNEQTLNERIAEKIQKVNVEGFNELLLDDSIQSCDLKSRGHYIHLSQKYDQQKQKTAEVIAERDAAKESLISLEKEVRNLSERHDTEKQALNAEIDKMSRDIERLNLELRKELYIKCEHNSNLDGLKKEVKDASKTVRILSDKICVLENDLDMERNRSKEDTARMEIILLEKANTINVLVTRLCCLEQENRTLIEELQKTHYCKQMLQEESDNVLTILKNFSNRSHYEGESLCGNEMVNSEPMLLNEDHCDLVNANFNEISSFELSLRIKLVTELKRLFYECENIAALQGSPSSKNPDDSFDGKESLKDAIEYFQDCAESDSVLQNINIHEISTSELFLMSNSLEHVDSLETLPGVPLDYAESMEVANISEGITGNYQIEENVIITEQTGVEGHS
- the LOC107453060 gene encoding kinesin heavy chain isoform X3 produces the protein MASQQSIKVCCRVHGENEYNKETLEHGYSFLDSKSILHLSSGRIYTFDKIFDSCSSQSQIYNEVAKPIVFNVLSGYNGAILVYGHTSSDKAYTMEGVAFGNEKSGIIPRIAHDIFSHTESLEDSLKWEIKISFYEIYLEKVRDLFDDSEDTLQVYDDRKGSPFIVGGKEILVKNIREVMEFFNEAKLKRHVAYSDTNEMISRSHTIFQIVIKQENLVSHEKMTGKLLLVDLAGSEQVLTSVLTNDSIVNRESRCINMSLSVLSRVILLLTEKRDGIPYRESVLTRLLKESLGGNSQTAIIVCIRPSSEKRIKWSLEFGCRAKIIKNNFYLNVKHDRKKPSRIWEKFQRYISSTNQYISGSIAELQKWRSGKAVPAEEWIPFINCNENSFSDSYLTDTSLMDTSFIDTSDIVHSVHEQSNSQILSDSSFLDTFNLSLNESFTIPDYEDGNSLQSQIEIMKRQQLQSPHIECKPTESAIADDIEEQSNEEMLPSPLIECKPIESAIVEDIKEQSDEEMLPLPHIECKPESVIVDDIKEHSDEETLPSTLIECKRTESEIVDDIKEQSDEETLPSPLIECKPTESVIVDDIKEQSDEEMLPSPLIECKPTESVIVDDIKEQSEEEMLQSPQTECKPIESAIVDDIKEQSEEEMLQSPQTECKPTESAIVDDIKEQSDEEMTELKEELEFHKKQTITLHQSLERVTQELKSQRDISDELSSALKMERKKNMLEEAHRKNYLQEINNFKEVRNNILELLARENAKNIDFQTLRSLKEIKPSHIEKLEPITVEDLKATLRAENMQNRISELSARFESLSESCLQRNRKHASRDSVNEKISLLQAEIVSLEKNQGTNEQTLNERIAEKIQKVNVEGFNELLLDDSIQSCDLKSRGHYIHLSQKYDQQKQKTAEVIAERDAAKESLISLEKEVRNLSERHDTEKQALNAEIDKMSRDIERLNLELRKELYIKCEHNSNLDGLKKEVKDASKTVRILSDKICVLENDLDMERNRSKEDTARMEIILLEKANTINVLVTRLCCLEQENRTLIEELQKTHYCKQMLQEESDNVLTILKNFSNRSHYEGESLCGNEMVNSEPMLLNEDHCDLVNANFNEISSFELSLRIKLVTELKRLFYECENIAALQGSPSSKNPDDSFDGKESLKDAIEYFQDCAESDSVLQNINIHEISTSELFLMSNSLEHVDSLETLPGVPLDYAESMEVANISEGITGNYQIEENVIITEQTGVEGHS
- the LOC107453060 gene encoding kinesin heavy chain isoform X6, giving the protein MASQQSIKVCCRVHGENEYNKETLEHGYSFLDSKSILHLSSGRIYTFDKIFDSCSSQSQIYNEVAKPIVFNVLSGYNGAILVYGHTSSDKAYTMEGVAFGNEKSGIIPRIAHDIFSHTESLEDSLKWEIKISFYEIYLEKVRDLFDDSEDTLQVYDDRKGSPFIVGGKEILVKNIREVMEFFNEAKLKRHVAYSDTNEMISRSHTIFQIVIKQENLVSHEKMTGKLLLVDLAGSEQVLTSVLTNDSIVNRESRCINMSLSVLSRVILLLTEKRDGIPYRESVLTRLLKESLGGNSQTAIIVCIRPSSEKRIKWSLEFGCRAKIIKNNFYLNVKHDRKKPSRIWEKFQRYISSTNQYISGSIAELQKWRSGKAVPAEEWIPFINCNENSFSDSYLTDTSLMDTSFIDTSDIVHSVHEQSNSQILSDSSFLDTFNLSLNESFTIPDYEDGNSLQSQIEIMKRQQLPFPHIECKPESEIADDIKEQSDEEMLPSPLIECKPIESAIVEDIKEQSDEEMLPLPHIECKPESVIVDDIKEHSDEETLPSTLIECKRTESEIVDDIKEQSDEETLPSPLIECKPTESVIVDDIKEQSDEEMLPSPLIECKPTESVIVDDIKEQSEEEMLQSPQTECKPIESAIVDDIKEQSEEEMLQSPQTECKPTESAIVDDIKEQSDEEMTELKEELEFHKKQTITLHQSLERVTQELKSQRDISDELSSALKMERKKNMLEEAHRKNYLQEINNFKEVRNNILELLARENAKNIDFQTLRSLKEIKPSHIEKLEPITVEDLKATLRAENMQNRISELSARFESLSESCLQRNRKHASRDSVNEKISLLQAEIVSLEKNQGTNEQTLNERIAEKIQKVNVEGFNELLLDDSIQSCDLKSRGHYIHLSQKYDQQKQKTAEVIAERDAAKESLISLEKEVRNLSERHDTEKQALNAEIDKMSRDIERLNLELRKELYIKCEHNSNLDGLKKEVKDASKTVRILSDKICVLENDLDMERNRSKEDTARMEIILLEKANTINVLVTRLCCLEQENRTLIEELQKTHYCKQMLQEESDNVLTILKNFSNRSHYEGESLCGNEMVNSEPMLLNEDHCDLVNANFNEISSFELSLRIKLVTELKRLFYECENIAALQGSPSSKNPDDSFDGKESLKDAIEYFQDCAESDSVLQNINIHEISTSELFLMSNSLEHVDSLETLPGVPLDYAESMEVANISEGITGNYQIEENVIITEQTGVEGHS
- the LOC107453060 gene encoding kinesin heavy chain isoform X2, giving the protein MASQQSIKVCCRVHGENEYNKETLEHGYSFLDSKSILHLSSGRIYTFDKIFDSCSSQSQIYNEVAKPIVFNVLSGYNGAILVYGHTSSDKAYTMEGVAFGNEKSGIIPRIAHDIFSHTESLEDSLKWEIKISFYEIYLEKVRDLFDDSEDTLQVYDDRKGSPFIVGGKEILVKNIREVMEFFNEAKLKRHVAYSDTNEMISRSHTIFQIVIKQENLVSHEKMTGKLLLVDLAGSEQVLTSVLTNDSIVNRESRCINMSLSVLSRVILLLTEKRDGIPYRESVLTRLLKESLGGNSQTAIIVCIRPSSEKRIKWSLEFGCRAKIIKNNFYLNVKHDRKKPSRIWEKFQRYISSTNQYISGSIAELQKWRSGKAVPAEEWIPFINCNENSFSDSYLTDTSLMDTSFIDTSDIVHSVHEQSNSQILSDSSFLDTFNLSLNESFTIPDYEDGNSLQSQIEIMKRQQLQSPHIECKPTESAIADDIEEQSNEEMLPFPHIECKPESEIADDIKEQSDEEMLPSPLIECKPIESAIVEDIKEQSDEEMLPSTLIECKRTESEIVDDIKEQSDEETLPSPLIECKPTESVIVDDIKEQSDEEMLPSPLIECKPTESVIVDDIKEQSEEEMLQSPQTECKPIESAIVDDIKEQSEEEMLQSPQTECKPTESAIVDDIKEQSDEEMTELKEELEFHKKQTITLHQSLERVTQELKSQRDISDELSSALKMERKKNMLEEAHRKNYLQEINNFKEVRNNILELLARENAKNIDFQTLRSLKEIKPSHIEKLEPITVEDLKATLRAENMQNRISELSARFESLSESCLQRNRKHASRDSVNEKISLLQAEIVSLEKNQGTNEQTLNERIAEKIQKVNVEGFNELLLDDSIQSCDLKSRGHYIHLSQKYDQQKQKTAEVIAERDAAKESLISLEKEVRNLSERHDTEKQALNAEIDKMSRDIERLNLELRKELYIKCEHNSNLDGLKKEVKDASKTVRILSDKICVLENDLDMERNRSKEDTARMEIILLEKANTINVLVTRLCCLEQENRTLIEELQKTHYCKQMLQEESDNVLTILKNFSNRSHYEGESLCGNEMVNSEPMLLNEDHCDLVNANFNEISSFELSLRIKLVTELKRLFYECENIAALQGSPSSKNPDDSFDGKESLKDAIEYFQDCAESDSVLQNINIHEISTSELFLMSNSLEHVDSLETLPGVPLDYAESMEVANISEGITGNYQIEENVIITEQTGVEGHS